From the Quercus lobata isolate SW786 chromosome 6, ValleyOak3.0 Primary Assembly, whole genome shotgun sequence genome, one window contains:
- the LOC115994384 gene encoding GTPase ERA-like, chloroplastic isoform X1, with product MELALLHTYPTLPSNTHYSHFDKVVTAPFNNKTLFPHSTRNPLFQFQFQARNFSRNGNNHSLILSEKELSELQIDEREYETEEEAETTSYSDDDSSFLSLSEKPDRNIALLDDYEMEELDYASNANHRSGYVAVLGKPNVGKSTLANQMVGQKMSIVTDKPQTTRHRVLGICSGPEYQMILYDTPGVIEKKMHKLDSMMMNNVRSAAINADCVLVLVDACKMPQKIDEVLEEGVGNLKDKPPTLLVLNKRDLIKPGEIAKKLEWYEKFTDVDEVIPVSAKYGNGVEDIKAWILSKLPIGPSYYPKDIVSEHPERFFVSEIVREKIFMQYHREVPYACQVNVVSYKTRPAAKDFIQVEIVVEKNSQKIILIGKEGKALKLLATAARLDIEDFLQKKVFLKVEVKVKENWRQDEGLLKYYGYGGQIRAM from the exons ATGGAGCTAGCTCTACTACACACATATCCAACTCTTCCTAGTAATACCCATTACTCCCACTTCGATAAAGTCGTCACAGCTCCATTTAACAACAAAACTTTATTCCCACATTCTACCAGAAACCCATTattccaattccaattccaagCCAGAAACTTCTCCAGGAATGGGAACAACCACAGCCTTATCTTGTCAGAAAAGGAACTATCAGAGCTCCAAATTGACGAACGCGAATATGAAACCGAAGAGGAAGCAGAGACGACGTCGTATTCGGATGACGACTCGTCTTTCTTGTCTCTGAGTGAAAAGCCCGACAGGAACATAGCCTTGCTCGACGACTATGAAATGGAGGAGCTGGACTATGCTTCCAACGCTAACCATCGAAGCG GATATGTGGCTGTACTTGGGAAGCCAAATGTTGGGAAGAGTACACTTGCAAATCAAATGGTAGGCCAAAAAATGTCGATAGTTACAGATAAACCTCAAACGACGAGGCACCGAGTTCTTGGTATATGTTCTGGCCCAGAGTATCag ATGATACTTTATGACACACCTGGTGTTATTGAGAAGAAAATGCACAAGTTGGACTCTATGATGATGAATAATGTCCGAAGCGCTGCAATCAATGCAGACTGTGTACTAGTTCTTGTTGATGCCTGTAAAATGCCCCAAAAA ATTGATGAAGTGTTGGAAGAAGGTGTAGGAAACCTCAAAGATAAGCCACCCACTTTGCTGGTTCTGAATAAGAGAGACCTGATTAAACCAGGGGAAATTGCAAAGAAACTGGAG tggtatgaaaaatttactgATGTTGATGAGGTCATACCTGTGAGTGCAAAATATGGTAATGGAGTGGAAGATATCAAGGCTTGGATACTATCAAAACTTCCAATTGGGCCATCTTATTATCCAAAG GATATTGTTAGTGAGCACCCAGAAAGATTCTTTGTTTCTGAAATtgttagagaaaaaatatttatgcaATATCATCGTGAAGTTCCTTACGCATGTCAG GTGAATGTTGTGAGCTATAAAACCAGGCCAGCTGCAAAAGATTTTATACAAGTGGAAATTGTTGTTGAAAAGAATTCTCAGAAGATCATCCTCATTGGAAAA GAAGGGAAGGCTCTGAAACTACTTGCAACTGCTGCCCGACTTGACATTGAAGACTTCTTACAGAAGAAAGTCTTTCTTAAG GTTGAAGTGAAGGTGAAAGAGAATTGGCGGCAAGATGAAGGGCTCTTGAAGTACTACGGCTATGGAGGGCAAATTCGAGCCATGTGA
- the LOC115994940 gene encoding uncharacterized protein LOC115994940: protein MPTFTAIALDTLLEPGASKSVDKTMPSSKPPNSRPIPNPKLERRNSTSVTERRVKRPQMTPALYATPKATPLPDSPTSFPPSPYIINHKRRGPRLMKSYSEDDVSSHQKTDEKVNGNKNNAETEVDHSTDDISVTFSIPGPNEEHVNGDRDFEVGCHNSEPGCSNGELESSNLELGSSSKSNGVTREESLKLERDGDSEYFFDPQDSLSVTSITDVEDNSGAERLVKLTPPTGEFYDAWEDLPSEAELREMRLSLLMEIEKRKQAEEALNNMQSLWQRLGQQLSLVGLALPADPTVIAEGEQPDCDPAEELCQQVDVSRFVSESIGRGLARAEVEMEMEAQIESKNFEIARLNDRLHFYEVVNREMYQRNQDALEMARHQRQIRKRRQRWVWGSIAAAITLGTAALAWSYLPTGRESSSTEHFQNPEGDDAAN, encoded by the exons ATGCCGACGTTTACTGCTATTGCTTTAGATACATTGTTAGAACCTGGAGCTTCAAAATCTGTCGACAAGACTATGCCTAGTTCAAAGCCTCCAAATTCAAGACCCATCCCCAATCCAAAGCTGGAGCGGAGAAATAGTACGTCAGTCACCGAGAGAAGAGTTAAACGCCCTCAGATGACTCCAGCACTCTATGCCACTCCTAAGGCAACCCCGCTTCCAGATTCACCCACATCATTCCCACCTTCCCCGTACATCATTAACCACAAACGGCGTGGGCCACGTCTCATGAAGAGCTATTCTGAGGACGATGTATCCTCCCACCAGAAAACTGATGAGAAGGTCAATGGGAATAAGAACAATGCTGAAACCGAGGTTGACCATTCAACTGATGATATTTCTGTTACTTTTAGCATTCCTGGCCCTAATGAGGAGCATGTGAATGGTGACCGTGACTTTGAAGTTGGGTGCCATAACAGCGAACCTGGGTGCAGTAATGGGGAACTTGAGAGCAGTAACTTGGAACTTGGAAGCAGTAGTAAAAGTAATGGTGTGACTAGGGAAGAGTCGTTGAAGCTTGAAAGAGATGGTGATTCTGAATATTTCTTTGATCCACAGGATTCACTTAGTGTTACAAGCATCACAGATGTAGAAGATAATTCTGGGGCAGAACGTTTAGTGAAGCTTACCCCACCAACGGGGGAGTTTTATGATGCTTGGGAAG ATTTACCCTCTGAGGCTGAATTGCGTGAAATGAGATTGAGTCTATTGATGGAAATAGAAAAGCGGAAGCAAGCGGAAGAAGCCCTGAATAACATGCAAAGCCTGTGGCAGAGGCTTGGGCAACAGTTATCTCTTGTGGGATTGGCACTCCCTGCTGACCCCACTGTTATAGCAGAGGGTGAGCAGCCTGATTGTGATCCTGCAGAAGAGCTCTGTCAACAGGTAGATGTTTCTAGGTTCGTATCAGAATCTATTGGTAGGGGTCTTGCAAGGGCTGaggtggagatggagatggaagCTCAGATTGAGTCAAAGAACTTTGAGATTGCTCGATTGAATGACAGACTCCATTTTTATGAGGTTGTGAATAGGGAAATGTATCAGAGGAACCAAGATGCTCTAG AGATGGCACGACATCAAAGGCAAATCAGGAAAAGAAGGCAGAGGTGGGTTTGGGGTTCAATTGCTGCTGCGATCACACTTGGCACTGCTGCCTTAGCATGGTCATACCTTCCAACAGGAAGAGAATCTTCTTCCACTGAACATTTTCAGAATCCTGAGGGTGATGATGCAGCCAATTAA
- the LOC115994384 gene encoding GTPase ERA-like, chloroplastic isoform X2, with the protein MELALLHTYPTLPSNTHYSHFDKVVTAPFNNKTLFPHSTRNPLFQFQFQARNFSRNGNNHSLILSEKELSELQIDEREYETEEEAETTSYSDDDSSFLSLSEKPDRNIALLDDYEMEELDYASNANHRSGYVAVLGKPNVGKSTLANQMVGQKMSIVTDKPQTTRHRVLGICSGPEYQMILYDTPGVIEKKMHKLDSMMMNNVRSAAINADCVLVLVDACKMPQKIDEVLEEGVGNLKDKPPTLLVLNKRDLIKPGEIAKKLEWYEKFTDVDEVIPVSAKYGNGVEDIKAWILSKLPIGPSYYPKDIVSEHPERFFVSEIVREKIFMQYHREVPYACQVNVVSYKTRPAAKDFIQVEIVVEKNSQKIILIGKEGKALKLLATAARLDIEDFLQKKVFLKEIIHLKANHV; encoded by the exons ATGGAGCTAGCTCTACTACACACATATCCAACTCTTCCTAGTAATACCCATTACTCCCACTTCGATAAAGTCGTCACAGCTCCATTTAACAACAAAACTTTATTCCCACATTCTACCAGAAACCCATTattccaattccaattccaagCCAGAAACTTCTCCAGGAATGGGAACAACCACAGCCTTATCTTGTCAGAAAAGGAACTATCAGAGCTCCAAATTGACGAACGCGAATATGAAACCGAAGAGGAAGCAGAGACGACGTCGTATTCGGATGACGACTCGTCTTTCTTGTCTCTGAGTGAAAAGCCCGACAGGAACATAGCCTTGCTCGACGACTATGAAATGGAGGAGCTGGACTATGCTTCCAACGCTAACCATCGAAGCG GATATGTGGCTGTACTTGGGAAGCCAAATGTTGGGAAGAGTACACTTGCAAATCAAATGGTAGGCCAAAAAATGTCGATAGTTACAGATAAACCTCAAACGACGAGGCACCGAGTTCTTGGTATATGTTCTGGCCCAGAGTATCag ATGATACTTTATGACACACCTGGTGTTATTGAGAAGAAAATGCACAAGTTGGACTCTATGATGATGAATAATGTCCGAAGCGCTGCAATCAATGCAGACTGTGTACTAGTTCTTGTTGATGCCTGTAAAATGCCCCAAAAA ATTGATGAAGTGTTGGAAGAAGGTGTAGGAAACCTCAAAGATAAGCCACCCACTTTGCTGGTTCTGAATAAGAGAGACCTGATTAAACCAGGGGAAATTGCAAAGAAACTGGAG tggtatgaaaaatttactgATGTTGATGAGGTCATACCTGTGAGTGCAAAATATGGTAATGGAGTGGAAGATATCAAGGCTTGGATACTATCAAAACTTCCAATTGGGCCATCTTATTATCCAAAG GATATTGTTAGTGAGCACCCAGAAAGATTCTTTGTTTCTGAAATtgttagagaaaaaatatttatgcaATATCATCGTGAAGTTCCTTACGCATGTCAG GTGAATGTTGTGAGCTATAAAACCAGGCCAGCTGCAAAAGATTTTATACAAGTGGAAATTGTTGTTGAAAAGAATTCTCAGAAGATCATCCTCATTGGAAAA GAAGGGAAGGCTCTGAAACTACTTGCAACTGCTGCCCGACTTGACATTGAAGACTTCTTACAGAAGAAAGTCTTTCTTAAG GAAATTATTCACCTTAAGGCAAACCATGTCTGA